In Halovivax gelatinilyticus, the following are encoded in one genomic region:
- a CDS encoding inorganic phosphate transporter, protein MVEIATIATFLIAAMASLFMAWSIGAGSSGSTPFAPAVGANAISVMRAGFLVGILGLAGAVLQGQNVSEAMGRELIAGVSLTPAAVTIALTLAAVLVAIGVFAGYPIATAFTSTGAVIGVGLALGGDPAWLKYAEIATMWTLTPFVGGFSAYLIARALRDEPVPERVVVIGLSGLVGVLVANIEFAVLGSDGDGASIAAAVGAFLPGPVAAGIFVVTAAVALGWVVPTAIGMRNDPVRTERRFLLVMGALVAFSAGGSQVGLAVGPLVPLGDDAGIPLFALLAGGGVGLLVGSWTGAPRMIKAIAQDYSSLGPRRSIAALIPSFALAQVAVLFGIPVSFNEIVVSSIIGSGYAAVGAGGGVSGRKMAFTVLAWFLSFVGALLLSFGAFWTFEFLFA, encoded by the coding sequence ATGGTCGAGATCGCGACGATCGCGACGTTCCTCATCGCCGCGATGGCGAGCCTCTTTATGGCGTGGTCGATCGGTGCCGGTTCGTCCGGTTCGACCCCGTTCGCGCCGGCGGTCGGCGCCAACGCGATCTCGGTGATGCGCGCCGGCTTTCTCGTCGGAATTCTCGGACTGGCGGGAGCCGTGCTACAGGGCCAGAACGTCTCCGAGGCGATGGGTCGGGAACTCATCGCCGGCGTCTCGCTCACGCCCGCCGCGGTGACGATCGCGCTGACGCTCGCAGCGGTGCTCGTCGCGATCGGCGTCTTCGCCGGCTACCCGATCGCGACGGCCTTCACCTCGACCGGCGCCGTCATCGGCGTCGGACTCGCCCTCGGCGGCGATCCGGCGTGGCTGAAGTACGCCGAAATCGCGACGATGTGGACGCTCACGCCCTTTGTCGGCGGGTTTTCGGCGTATCTCATCGCGCGCGCCCTGCGCGACGAACCCGTTCCGGAACGCGTCGTCGTGATCGGACTGTCCGGGCTGGTCGGGGTTCTCGTGGCGAACATCGAATTCGCCGTCCTCGGCTCCGACGGCGACGGCGCGTCGATCGCCGCGGCCGTCGGCGCGTTCCTTCCAGGCCCGGTGGCCGCCGGAATCTTCGTCGTGACCGCCGCCGTCGCGCTCGGATGGGTCGTTCCGACCGCGATCGGCATGCGAAACGATCCCGTGCGGACCGAACGCCGATTCCTCCTCGTGATGGGCGCTCTCGTCGCGTTCTCGGCCGGCGGCAGTCAGGTCGGCCTCGCCGTCGGGCCGCTCGTCCCGCTGGGAGACGACGCTGGCATACCCCTGTTCGCCCTCCTCGCCGGCGGCGGCGTCGGATTACTCGTGGGGTCGTGGACGGGCGCGCCGCGGATGATCAAGGCGATCGCCCAGGACTACTCCTCGCTCGGCCCGCGCCGGTCGATCGCCGCGCTCATCCCCTCGTTCGCGCTCGCGCAGGTCGCCGTCCTCTTTGGCATCCCCGTCTCGTTCAACGAGATCGTCGTCAGTTCGATCATCGGCAGCGGCTACGCGGCAGTCGGCGCCGGCGGCGGCGTCAGCGGCCGGAAGATGGCGTTTACCGTCCTCGCCTGGTTCCTCTCGTTCGTCGGCGCGCTCCTCCTGAGCTTCGGTGCCTTCTGGACCTTCGAGTTCCTCTTTGCGTGA
- a CDS encoding DUF5828 family protein has protein sequence MEESISGFKIRGEWSDVVEHGERVTAALRDEGAHDPDADAGAKYAPDFEEWDEWRPKSHERLDRDVSEKTAEQAHLDEGKGERAGKRPDEDIKTAGQKLSESYEALDNDDANEAVDSWKESIDYVARAADSAGRKAIRRVEDTVYQRVMTQLAPYYFDNELVSANVQQSGRGNGADEFVFEVNVNDDDLKDRVSETLATLDDEVDRWHVETEKDTEAAEAIEGVEPPPEPEDPSKSTTT, from the coding sequence ATGGAAGAGAGTATCTCCGGGTTCAAGATTCGCGGCGAGTGGAGCGACGTCGTCGAACACGGCGAACGAGTAACTGCAGCCCTCAGAGATGAAGGTGCACACGACCCGGACGCGGATGCGGGCGCGAAGTACGCGCCCGACTTCGAGGAGTGGGACGAGTGGCGACCGAAATCTCACGAGCGCCTCGATCGTGACGTGAGCGAGAAGACCGCAGAGCAAGCCCACCTCGACGAGGGCAAGGGCGAGCGAGCCGGCAAGCGGCCGGACGAGGACATCAAAACCGCCGGACAGAAGCTCTCGGAGTCCTACGAGGCACTGGACAACGACGACGCGAACGAGGCCGTCGACAGCTGGAAAGAGTCGATCGACTACGTCGCGCGGGCGGCCGACTCCGCCGGTCGGAAGGCGATTCGCCGCGTCGAAGATACGGTTTACCAGCGCGTCATGACCCAACTCGCCCCGTACTACTTCGACAACGAACTCGTCAGCGCGAACGTCCAGCAGTCGGGTCGCGGAAACGGTGCCGACGAGTTCGTCTTCGAGGTGAACGTCAACGACGACGACCTCAAAGATCGCGTCTCCGAGACGCTCGCGACGCTCGACGACGAGGTCGACCGCTGGCACGTCGAGACTGAAAAAGACACGGAGGCGGCCGAGGCGATCGAGGGCGTCGAACCGCCGCCGGAGCCCGAAGATCCCTCGAAGTCGACGACGACGTAA
- the upp gene encoding uracil phosphoribosyltransferase: MAIEDRDDAYLVTHALARDTLSRLRSVETEQVSFRKGLVKLGRVCGYEIIDGRMETEYVEIETPLEPTMGERVRGLDDVVIVNVLRAATPFVEGLLKAFPRARQGVISASRDESAGRTDEGSFPITIDYVKLPEIREEDTVIVADPMLATGSTMNAVLERVVENAPTPEHLIVLSAVSAPEGLLRVGDAFPEADLLTVSIDDRLDEEGYIVPGLGDAGDRAFRTK; encoded by the coding sequence ATGGCGATCGAAGATCGCGACGACGCGTACCTCGTAACCCACGCACTGGCCAGAGACACCCTCTCTCGGCTTCGATCGGTCGAGACGGAACAGGTGAGTTTCAGGAAGGGGCTCGTCAAACTCGGACGGGTCTGTGGCTACGAAATAATCGACGGGCGGATGGAGACCGAGTACGTCGAGATCGAGACGCCGCTCGAGCCGACGATGGGCGAGCGGGTCCGCGGGCTCGACGACGTCGTCATCGTCAACGTGTTGCGCGCGGCGACGCCCTTCGTCGAGGGATTGTTGAAGGCGTTCCCGCGCGCCCGACAGGGCGTCATCAGCGCCAGTCGGGACGAATCCGCGGGCCGAACCGACGAAGGATCGTTTCCGATCACGATCGACTACGTCAAACTGCCCGAGATTCGCGAGGAAGACACCGTCATCGTCGCCGACCCCATGCTCGCGACCGGCTCGACGATGAACGCCGTGCTGGAACGTGTCGTCGAAAACGCCCCGACGCCGGAGCACCTGATCGTCCTCTCTGCGGTCTCGGCACCGGAGGGACTGCTCCGCGTCGGTGACGCGTTCCCCGAGGCCGACTTGCTCACGGTCTCGATCGACGACCGGTTGGACGAGGAGGGCTACATCGTCCCCGGACTCGGCGACGCCGGGGATCGGGCGTTTCGGACGAAGTAA
- a CDS encoding YgaP family membrane protein, producing the protein MKRPLLTPSPTNHPHELQRRGLDRIGRVFVATGLLGVGYRFRDSTPGALAFIGGSDLLATAVIGRCPVNELIGLDTCEME; encoded by the coding sequence GTGAAACGACCGCTCCTCACTCCTTCCCCGACTAACCACCCACATGAACTGCAACGTCGCGGTCTCGACCGTATCGGCCGCGTCTTCGTCGCAACCGGACTGCTCGGAGTCGGCTACCGATTTCGCGACTCGACGCCCGGTGCACTCGCCTTCATCGGCGGTAGCGACCTGCTCGCGACGGCCGTCATCGGCCGCTGTCCGGTGAACGAACTGATCGGACTCGATACGTGTGAGATGGAGTGA
- a CDS encoding S9 family peptidase: protein MQPIDAADYHDLVHVADPQLSPDGERVAYVRKVAEDDESYAATIYVVPTAGGEPRQFTVAEGVDSQPRWSPDGSYLAFVSTRGADDDRPQLWILPTDGGEAQQVTEVAGGVTGIEWSPDGSRIVFTQAVTAEDRDEGRDFSVDADYEPESPDPRVIDRLVYRSMQQYYDGKRSHVYVLDVEAALAATDATGPDEPSRADALVRLTDGDADYVGPGWGDAETVYYASKEDHEEPDDAVTFDIYEHPVGSPDDGADADAADPEVFTQTTGWGGMIEATSDGLVAFPRVPEDRMSMRQVDIVVHDRETGDEVVPTEPLDRTLGFGGFEWGPDEERLFFATPDDGSVVVHSVPGDASDPPEPIYDQGVTVEGVSIGEESIAVAQSEWSHPGDVFVADRDGGEPRRLTTVNESYLSSRAVAEPEELRYENDGVDLQGWLLLPPADVEPADDQADESDTDAAVRIGDEPYPLVVEIHGGPHTQWTTSGTMWHEFQTLAASGYAVFWSNPRGSTGYGEDHAMGIYRDWGDVTLSDVLAGADLVCERPEVDETEQFVTGGSFGGYMTAWTVGSTDRFTAAVSQRGVYDLTGFYGSTDGAFKLVEYDFGTTPWEEPEFLWEHSPTSLVPEVDTPTLLIHSDRDYRTPANTAELFYVGLKKHRVDTRLVRYPREGHELSRSGEPAHVVDRIERIRRWFDGYSEHFDDPPALERDPNDGLSAGEGDEDENDDTEDDE from the coding sequence ATGCAGCCAATTGACGCAGCCGATTACCACGACCTCGTCCACGTGGCCGACCCGCAACTGTCTCCCGACGGCGAGCGGGTTGCGTACGTCCGCAAAGTGGCCGAAGACGACGAATCGTACGCGGCGACGATTTACGTCGTCCCGACCGCGGGCGGCGAGCCCCGCCAGTTCACCGTCGCCGAGGGCGTCGACAGCCAGCCGCGCTGGAGTCCCGACGGTTCGTACCTGGCGTTCGTGAGCACCCGCGGTGCGGACGACGACCGACCGCAACTGTGGATTCTCCCGACCGACGGCGGCGAAGCCCAGCAGGTGACCGAGGTGGCCGGCGGTGTAACAGGCATCGAGTGGAGCCCGGACGGCTCTCGGATCGTCTTCACGCAGGCCGTCACCGCCGAGGACCGCGACGAGGGTCGTGACTTCTCCGTCGACGCGGATTACGAACCTGAGTCGCCCGACCCGCGGGTGATCGACCGCCTGGTTTACCGCTCGATGCAGCAATACTACGACGGAAAGCGAAGTCACGTCTACGTTCTCGACGTCGAGGCGGCGCTCGCGGCGACCGACGCGACGGGTCCGGACGAGCCGTCCCGTGCGGACGCCCTCGTTCGGCTCACCGACGGCGACGCAGACTACGTCGGACCCGGCTGGGGCGACGCGGAAACCGTCTACTACGCCAGCAAGGAGGACCACGAGGAACCGGACGATGCCGTCACATTCGATATCTACGAACACCCCGTCGGCTCGCCGGATGACGGCGCAGACGCGGACGCCGCCGACCCGGAGGTCTTCACCCAGACGACCGGCTGGGGCGGAATGATCGAGGCGACGTCGGACGGGCTGGTCGCCTTCCCGCGCGTTCCCGAAGACCGCATGTCCATGCGTCAGGTCGACATCGTCGTCCACGACCGCGAGACGGGCGACGAGGTCGTCCCGACCGAGCCCCTGGACCGGACGCTCGGATTCGGCGGCTTCGAGTGGGGTCCCGACGAAGAGCGGCTCTTCTTCGCGACGCCCGACGATGGATCGGTCGTCGTCCACTCGGTTCCCGGCGACGCGAGCGACCCGCCGGAACCGATCTACGACCAGGGCGTCACCGTCGAGGGCGTCTCGATCGGCGAGGAGTCCATCGCCGTCGCCCAGAGCGAGTGGTCCCACCCCGGCGACGTCTTCGTCGCCGACCGCGACGGGGGCGAGCCGAGACGCCTGACGACCGTCAACGAATCGTACCTCTCCTCGCGCGCCGTCGCCGAACCGGAAGAACTCCGGTACGAAAACGACGGTGTCGACCTGCAAGGATGGCTCCTCTTGCCGCCAGCGGACGTCGAACCCGCCGACGACCAAGCGGACGAATCCGACACCGACGCGGCCGTCCGGATCGGCGACGAACCCTACCCGCTCGTCGTCGAGATCCACGGCGGACCGCACACCCAGTGGACGACGTCGGGGACGATGTGGCACGAGTTCCAGACCCTCGCGGCGAGCGGCTACGCCGTCTTCTGGTCGAACCCCCGGGGATCGACCGGCTACGGCGAGGACCACGCGATGGGCATCTACCGCGACTGGGGCGACGTCACGCTCTCTGACGTCCTCGCGGGCGCAGATCTCGTCTGCGAGCGCCCGGAGGTGGACGAGACCGAACAGTTCGTCACCGGCGGCAGCTTCGGCGGCTACATGACCGCCTGGACGGTCGGTTCAACCGATCGCTTTACGGCCGCCGTCTCCCAGCGCGGCGTCTACGACCTCACCGGCTTCTACGGCTCGACCGACGGCGCGTTCAAACTCGTCGAGTACGACTTCGGGACGACGCCCTGGGAGGAACCCGAGTTCCTCTGGGAACACTCGCCGACGTCGCTCGTCCCGGAGGTGGACACGCCGACGCTGCTCATCCACTCCGACCGAGACTACCGCACGCCGGCCAACACGGCCGAGCTGTTCTACGTCGGTCTGAAAAAACACCGCGTCGATACCCGACTCGTTCGCTATCCCCGCGAAGGACACGAACTGTCCCGGTCGGGCGAACCGGCCCACGTCGTCGACCGGATCGAGCGCATCCGCCGCTGGTTCGACGGCTACTCCGAACACTTCGACGACCCGCCGGCGCTCGAACGCGATCCCAACGACGGACTCTCAGCCGGCGAGGGGGACGAAGACGAGAACGACGATACCGAGGACGACGAGTAA
- a CDS encoding TAXI family TRAP transporter solute-binding subunit, producing the protein MAREIQRRTVIRTIGAAGTVALVGTAQAQDDDDEEIDEEPEPEEDGQILVWDAGGTGGTYYPLSGEFKTIVEEHTPHGLQVQSTGASVENVGSLAREEADFALIQNDINFFAYNGTGLEEFEDMPIETLRGVGSLYPETIHVVVEEGAGYESVEDLDGAAINTGDLGSGTQVNALQILESAGVEDFDEQNTDFATAADQLRDGDIDAAFIVGGWPVGAVEELATTADIDILEIGDELREELIEDVEFFAEDEIPADTYDGIDEDVETVSVQAMITTHEAVDEAIVEEVTAAIFDNTDDLSIKEEFIDVESSQDGMSIPLHPGAEAYFEEHEDVDLDDEDEPDDDEDPDDDDGEDDE; encoded by the coding sequence ATGGCGCGAGAGATACAACGGCGCACGGTCATCCGCACGATCGGTGCGGCTGGAACCGTCGCACTCGTCGGTACGGCACAGGCACAGGACGACGATGACGAAGAGATCGACGAGGAGCCAGAACCCGAAGAGGACGGACAGATACTCGTCTGGGACGCCGGCGGAACGGGCGGGACGTACTACCCGCTGTCGGGTGAGTTCAAGACGATCGTCGAAGAGCACACCCCCCACGGCTTGCAGGTCCAGTCGACCGGAGCCAGCGTCGAGAACGTCGGCAGCCTCGCCCGGGAGGAAGCCGACTTCGCGCTGATCCAGAACGACATCAACTTCTTCGCGTACAACGGGACCGGCCTGGAGGAGTTCGAAGACATGCCGATCGAGACCCTTAGAGGGGTCGGATCGCTCTATCCGGAGACGATCCACGTGGTCGTCGAGGAGGGCGCCGGGTACGAGTCCGTCGAGGACCTCGACGGAGCCGCCATCAACACCGGTGACCTGGGCAGCGGAACGCAGGTCAACGCGCTCCAGATCTTAGAATCCGCAGGCGTCGAGGACTTCGACGAGCAGAACACCGACTTCGCGACGGCAGCCGACCAGTTGCGCGACGGCGACATCGACGCCGCGTTCATCGTCGGCGGCTGGCCGGTCGGCGCGGTCGAGGAACTCGCGACGACCGCCGACATCGACATCCTCGAGATCGGCGACGAACTCCGCGAGGAACTTATAGAAGACGTCGAGTTCTTCGCCGAGGACGAGATTCCGGCGGACACCTACGACGGTATCGACGAGGACGTCGAAACCGTCTCCGTCCAGGCGATGATTACCACCCACGAGGCGGTCGACGAGGCAATCGTCGAGGAGGTCACCGCCGCCATCTTCGACAACACGGACGACCTCTCGATCAAGGAGGAGTTCATCGACGTCGAATCTTCCCAGGACGGCATGTCGATTCCGCTCCACCCCGGCGCGGAGGCGTACTTCGAGGAACACGAGGACGTCGATCTCGACGACGAGGACGAACCCGATGACGATGAAGATCCAGATGACGACGACGGTGAGGACGACGAATAG
- a CDS encoding DUF1850 domain-containing protein, giving the protein MSSSSTTGREPPDRPSRRKDRLARRDASRSTRRRFVVAAFGLVGAVASDGVARTTTAFDAHDGALTAASDGDAESSTAGDAEPATSSNRRLVVAVAETDERLVERSVADGDEVTLAYTHSVEKTPVREVYVVDGDELHHDRIEFASFGAGLPSHAAVTRTDDGLYVAPVDRTYGEVYVSPGSIAEHRLRVDEGCYDLLERSDGDTVRLFVESGETRRIDLTASDLS; this is encoded by the coding sequence GTGAGTTCGTCGAGCACGACGGGGCGAGAACCCCCAGACCGACCATCCCGTCGGAAGGATCGACTCGCGAGGAGAGACGCCTCGCGTTCGACCCGACGGCGATTCGTCGTCGCCGCGTTCGGGCTGGTCGGAGCGGTCGCCAGCGACGGCGTCGCGAGGACCACAACCGCGTTCGATGCCCACGACGGGGCGCTCACCGCCGCTTCCGACGGGGACGCCGAATCGTCGACCGCCGGGGACGCCGAACCGGCAACCTCGTCGAATCGAAGGCTCGTCGTCGCCGTCGCGGAGACGGACGAGCGACTCGTCGAGCGGTCGGTGGCAGACGGCGACGAGGTGACGCTCGCCTACACGCACAGCGTCGAGAAGACGCCCGTCAGGGAGGTGTACGTCGTCGACGGTGACGAACTGCACCACGACCGGATCGAGTTCGCGTCGTTCGGTGCCGGCCTTCCGTCCCACGCGGCGGTGACGCGGACCGACGACGGGCTGTACGTCGCCCCGGTCGATCGCACCTACGGTGAGGTGTACGTCTCACCGGGGTCGATCGCCGAGCACAGGCTACGCGTCGACGAGGGCTGCTACGATCTGCTCGAGCGATCGGACGGAGACACAGTACGGCTGTTCGTCGAGTCCGGCGAGACACGTCGAATCGATCTCACCGCGAGTGATCTGTCGTGA
- a CDS encoding TRAP transporter permease translates to MSVDPGPSDELSEEETEEILREVERRRTLRGTAVLVVAVIGVAFSTFQIWIAARGFTLAATLPVVGEVHLTSLQQLQINAIHVTFALLLAFLLFPPTRGDGPITRRLGRIEPAASSRFGRDHPLTRIAGRVRRAGRWLAVDPDMNRITPLDYVLFFASLLPVHYIVTEFDEIRQLAVFGIHSGRPIQETHPSLEPLVSAVATAGIPLDEWSYPFVLGVLGIILVLEATRRALGLLLMSLVSLFIVYARWGHNIPRDSVLGSLAIVETTWGNLVYNLWYTTEAGVFSTPVTVSVRFIYIFILFGAFLEMSGAGRWFIDLAYSATGTRQGGPAKASVVSSGFMGMLSGSSIANTVTTGAFTIPLMKRSGYSPEFSGAVESSSSSGGQMLPPVMGAAAFLIVEFTGTPYADVIIAATLPAVAFFFGMWVMVHFEAVRGGIGGLARDELPNLPRHLRRGWFYLLPLALLLYFLVWLRLSINRAGWYTIVSVIALIAVIAAYNRRTRGPLLGTIGLLYAGQVASYWAYGVGLVEGIQAALGVGPAGTPRTLESAVMTTAMDLATIVIAVSLAFLLLRPRLETPLLELDDSVDDVAERGAELVGRPAMAANPAYRFGTFILKSMESGARTATTVVIAVAAAGVIPGVISVTGLGPNLTALILSVSGESLVLLLVLTGISAVIFGLGMPTTVMYIILVAMLGPALEEFGVAILAAHLFILYFGLMADVTPPVAVAAFAAAGVAKSDEFATAAIAFLLSLNKILVPFAFIFSPGILLLRVDGAEPRIIGWADIADVSFFVPEVVIPVVGMFLGVYALGATIIGYQFAEVDGVDRALFSISSLLLMVPELLVLIADPILALVGGPSLSTAFAVTVSLRVVGLAMLLVLSVANRRESKAPEPGTAPTAT, encoded by the coding sequence GTGAGCGTCGATCCCGGCCCGTCGGACGAACTATCGGAGGAAGAGACCGAAGAGATCCTTCGGGAGGTCGAACGCCGCCGGACGCTTCGAGGGACGGCCGTCCTCGTCGTCGCCGTCATCGGAGTCGCGTTCTCGACGTTTCAGATCTGGATCGCCGCCCGCGGCTTTACGCTCGCGGCGACGCTCCCGGTCGTCGGCGAGGTCCACCTGACCTCGCTCCAGCAGCTCCAGATCAACGCGATTCACGTCACGTTCGCCCTCTTGCTCGCGTTCTTGCTCTTTCCACCCACGCGAGGCGACGGACCGATTACCCGGCGACTGGGACGGATCGAACCCGCCGCAAGCAGCCGGTTCGGCCGAGACCATCCGCTCACGCGGATCGCCGGGCGCGTCCGGAGAGCCGGCCGCTGGCTGGCCGTCGATCCCGACATGAATCGCATCACTCCGCTCGATTACGTGCTCTTTTTCGCCTCGCTCTTGCCGGTACACTACATCGTCACCGAGTTCGACGAGATCCGTCAGCTCGCCGTCTTCGGTATCCACTCCGGCCGGCCGATCCAGGAGACCCATCCGTCGCTAGAGCCGCTCGTCTCCGCCGTCGCGACCGCGGGAATCCCGCTCGACGAGTGGTCCTACCCGTTCGTCCTGGGCGTGCTCGGCATCATCCTCGTCCTCGAGGCGACCCGTCGGGCGCTCGGCTTGCTGCTCATGTCGCTCGTCTCGCTGTTCATCGTCTACGCCCGCTGGGGGCACAACATCCCGCGCGACTCGGTCCTTGGTTCGCTCGCCATCGTCGAGACGACCTGGGGAAATCTCGTTTACAACCTCTGGTACACGACCGAGGCAGGCGTCTTCAGCACACCCGTGACGGTGAGCGTTCGCTTCATCTACATCTTCATCCTCTTCGGCGCATTCCTCGAGATGAGCGGGGCGGGCCGGTGGTTCATCGATCTGGCATACTCGGCGACCGGCACCAGACAGGGCGGCCCGGCGAAGGCCAGCGTCGTCTCCAGCGGGTTCATGGGGATGCTGTCGGGGTCGTCGATCGCCAACACGGTGACCACCGGCGCGTTCACGATCCCGCTGATGAAGCGCTCTGGCTACTCGCCGGAGTTCTCCGGGGCCGTCGAGTCCTCGTCTTCGTCCGGCGGGCAGATGCTGCCGCCGGTCATGGGCGCCGCCGCGTTCCTCATCGTCGAGTTCACCGGCACGCCCTACGCCGACGTGATCATCGCGGCGACGCTCCCGGCGGTCGCCTTCTTCTTCGGTATGTGGGTGATGGTCCACTTCGAGGCGGTCCGCGGCGGTATCGGTGGACTCGCGAGGGATGAACTGCCGAATCTTCCCCGACACCTTCGCCGCGGCTGGTTCTACCTGCTGCCCCTCGCGCTGTTGCTGTACTTTCTCGTCTGGCTTCGGCTGTCGATCAACCGGGCGGGCTGGTACACGATCGTCTCCGTGATCGCGCTCATCGCGGTGATCGCGGCGTACAACCGGCGAACGCGCGGTCCGCTGCTTGGTACCATCGGGCTGCTCTACGCCGGACAGGTCGCGTCGTACTGGGCCTACGGCGTCGGCCTCGTGGAGGGGATCCAGGCCGCGCTGGGCGTCGGCCCCGCGGGCACCCCGCGAACGCTCGAATCCGCCGTGATGACGACGGCGATGGACCTCGCGACGATCGTGATCGCGGTTAGTCTCGCGTTTTTGCTCCTGCGACCGCGCCTCGAGACGCCGCTACTCGAACTGGACGACTCCGTCGACGACGTCGCCGAACGGGGCGCCGAGCTGGTTGGCCGGCCCGCGATGGCGGCGAATCCCGCCTACCGCTTCGGGACGTTCATCCTGAAATCGATGGAATCGGGCGCGCGCACGGCGACGACGGTCGTGATCGCGGTTGCCGCGGCCGGCGTCATCCCCGGCGTGATCAGCGTCACGGGACTGGGTCCGAATCTCACCGCACTTATCCTGTCCGTCAGCGGCGAGTCGCTGGTCCTGTTGCTGGTTCTGACCGGCATCTCCGCGGTCATCTTCGGCCTCGGCATGCCGACGACCGTGATGTACATCATCCTCGTCGCGATGCTCGGACCCGCGTTAGAGGAGTTCGGCGTCGCGATCCTCGCTGCTCACCTCTTCATCCTCTACTTCGGGTTGATGGCCGACGTCACGCCACCCGTCGCCGTCGCCGCGTTCGCCGCCGCTGGCGTCGCAAAGTCCGACGAGTTCGCGACCGCGGCGATCGCCTTCTTGCTCTCGCTCAACAAGATCCTCGTTCCGTTCGCGTTCATCTTCTCGCCAGGCATCCTCTTGCTCCGCGTCGACGGGGCCGAACCGCGCATCATCGGGTGGGCCGACATCGCCGACGTATCCTTTTTCGTCCCCGAGGTCGTGATCCCCGTCGTCGGCATGTTCCTCGGCGTCTACGCCCTCGGCGCGACGATCATCGGCTACCAGTTCGCCGAGGTCGACGGCGTGGACCGCGCCCTGTTCTCAATCTCCTCGCTGTTACTGATGGTGCCGGAACTGCTCGTCCTCATCGCGGATCCGATTCTCGCACTCGTCGGCGGACCGTCGCTCTCGACCGCGTTCGCGGTGACCGTCTCGCTTCGCGTCGTAGGCCTCGCGATGTTACTCGTCCTCTCGGTCGCGAATCGCCGCGAGTCGAAGGCGCCGGAACCGGGGACGGCGCCGACGGCGACGTGA
- a CDS encoding IMPACT family protein — MTGSYATVSEPATASFEVQGSEFLGHVRPVETVEEAEEFVAEVGERYDDATHNVPAYRVRAGEDGSFLREYSSDDGEPSGSAGKPALSVLEGRDLENVAVVVTRYYGGTNLGVGGLVRAYSRAVKEAVDAAGVVSRRPHERVAIGVEYDDSGTVRGIIESEGYDFDAEYAEAVSFDVNVPVEEADSFRDRIRSATSGRAEIESGD; from the coding sequence ATGACCGGCTCCTACGCGACCGTTTCCGAACCTGCCACCGCCTCCTTCGAGGTACAGGGATCGGAGTTTCTCGGCCACGTCCGGCCCGTCGAGACGGTCGAGGAGGCCGAGGAGTTCGTCGCCGAGGTCGGCGAGCGTTACGACGACGCGACGCACAACGTCCCGGCCTACCGCGTGCGAGCGGGCGAGGACGGGAGCTTCCTGCGCGAGTACTCGAGCGACGACGGCGAGCCGTCGGGCTCGGCCGGCAAACCGGCGTTGTCGGTCCTCGAGGGCCGGGATCTGGAGAACGTCGCCGTCGTCGTGACCCGCTACTACGGCGGGACGAACCTCGGCGTCGGCGGACTGGTTCGAGCCTACTCCCGGGCCGTCAAAGAGGCGGTCGACGCCGCCGGCGTCGTCTCCCGGCGTCCGCACGAGCGAGTCGCGATCGGCGTCGAGTACGACGATTCGGGCACCGTTCGGGGGATCATCGAGAGCGAGGGCTACGACTTCGACGCCGAGTACGCCGAAGCCGTTTCGTTCGACGTGAACGTGCCGGTCGAGGAGGCTGACTCCTTTCGTGATCGAATCCGGAGCGCGACGAGCGGGCGCGCCGAGATCGAATCCGGGGATTAG
- a CDS encoding amino acid-binding protein — protein MFDEIMEKFEGSPSQQAVIRLLLERGFSVNDEGRVVSGGIEIPNTGIAREIDVDRRVVDSTTDVILADDELRRIFQNISQVPSLMDLAPVLDLTVLTIEVDDPDATGIVATVCTLVAENGVSIRQTISEDPEFTDEPRLYLVTDEDLPGGLITQIRDLDFVRKIELQ, from the coding sequence ATGTTCGACGAGATCATGGAGAAGTTCGAGGGCTCGCCGAGCCAGCAGGCCGTGATCCGCCTGCTGTTAGAGCGCGGCTTCTCCGTCAACGACGAGGGGCGGGTGGTCTCGGGCGGGATCGAGATTCCCAACACCGGCATCGCCCGCGAGATCGACGTCGACCGCCGGGTCGTCGACTCCACGACCGACGTCATCCTCGCGGACGACGAACTCAGACGGATCTTCCAGAACATCTCCCAGGTGCCGAGTCTGATGGACCTCGCTCCCGTCCTCGATCTGACCGTCCTCACGATCGAAGTCGACGACCCCGACGCGACGGGAATCGTCGCGACGGTCTGTACGCTCGTCGCCGAAAACGGCGTCTCGATCCGCCAGACGATCAGCGAGGATCCCGAGTTCACCGACGAACCCCGGCTCTACCTCGTCACGGACGAAGATCTCCCGGGCGGGCTAATCACGCAGATCCGCGACCTCGACTTCGTCCGCAAGATCGAGTTACAGTGA